A single window of Microbispora hainanensis DNA harbors:
- a CDS encoding ATP-binding cassette domain-containing protein: MTYAIEAHGLVKRYGDKAALAGVDLAAPPGTVLGVLGPNGAGKTTAVRILATLVSPDEGRAAVGGHDVVKAPAEVRRLIGLTGQYASVDEKLTGRQNLVMIGRLLGMSRADARSRAAALLAEFTLEDAADRAAGSYSGGMRRRLDLAVSLVGRPSIVFMDEPTTGLDPRARADLRRIVREQVAGGATVLLTTQYLEEADQLADEIVLIDHGVVAATGTPGELKARAGDRRLEIRPEHDADKAELILAEVTGLTPHRGENGLISVPLLNSSVSLAVFRRLEEAGVSLAEHAVRRPTLDEAFLALTGTTTSGRTR, translated from the coding sequence ATGACGTACGCGATTGAGGCCCACGGCCTCGTGAAGAGATACGGCGACAAGGCCGCGCTGGCGGGGGTCGACCTCGCCGCGCCGCCGGGCACGGTGCTCGGCGTGCTCGGCCCGAACGGCGCCGGCAAGACCACCGCGGTCCGCATCCTCGCCACGCTCGTCTCCCCCGACGAGGGCCGGGCGGCGGTCGGCGGGCACGACGTGGTGAAGGCGCCGGCCGAGGTGCGGAGGCTGATCGGGCTGACCGGCCAGTACGCGTCGGTGGACGAGAAGCTCACCGGGCGGCAGAACCTCGTGATGATCGGACGGCTCCTCGGCATGAGCCGGGCCGACGCCCGGAGCAGGGCGGCGGCGCTGCTCGCCGAGTTCACGCTGGAGGACGCAGCCGACCGGGCGGCGGGGTCCTACTCCGGCGGCATGCGGCGTCGGCTCGACCTCGCCGTCAGCCTGGTCGGCCGGCCGTCCATCGTCTTCATGGACGAGCCGACGACCGGGCTCGACCCGCGCGCCAGGGCGGACCTGCGGCGCATCGTGCGCGAGCAGGTGGCGGGCGGGGCGACCGTGCTGCTCACGACGCAGTATCTGGAAGAGGCCGACCAGCTCGCCGACGAGATCGTGCTCATCGACCACGGCGTGGTGGCCGCGACGGGCACGCCGGGCGAGCTGAAAGCCAGGGCGGGTGACCGGCGTCTGGAGATCCGGCCCGAGCACGACGCGGACAAGGCGGAACTGATCCTCGCCGAGGTCACCGGGCTGACCCCGCACCGCGGCGAGAACGGGCTGATCAGCGTGCCACTGCTGAACTCCTCCGTGAGCCTGGCCGTGTTCCGGCGGCTGGAGGAGGCCGGCGTCTCCCTCGCCGAGCACGCCGTCCGGCGGCCCACGCTCGACGAGGCGTTCCTCGCCCTCACCGGCACCACGACCTCGGGGAGGACGCGTTGA
- a CDS encoding glycoside hydrolase family 18 protein, producing the protein MGAITRGAFAVVVLSAVLSSLFVACYDLVRATETGVSAVGQTQARTRVVVRKAAAAPAQGTPARVVVAPAQGASAQGAALAQAAVAPAQAAPAQAAVAGAQGAVPAQAAPAQAAVAPAQAAPPQPASPEQAASARAAAPVPEVTVTVTVTPSPSPSPGRIRVGYVSQRGAYGATSTVRDLDTSGLAGRLTHVLYAFANLDPESLTCLSGVTQPLAPDPNDPDQGDGAGDAWADYQRGFTAAESLDGVADPPDAPLAGNFNQLKKLKARHPGLKALISIGGWTYSKYFSDVARTAAARQRFVKSCLDAYIRGDLPGAGGRGGPGSAAGVFDGIDIDWEWPGGGGHLGNHTGADDRRNLTALLAEFRAQLDALGEATGRHYLLTVYLPAGADRIDAGFELERMVGLVDFVNVQREGRHAVREGAILR; encoded by the coding sequence ATGGGAGCGATCACGCGTGGCGCCTTCGCCGTCGTGGTCCTGAGCGCCGTGTTGTCCTCGTTGTTCGTGGCCTGTTACGACCTGGTCCGCGCCACCGAGACCGGCGTCAGCGCCGTCGGCCAGACGCAGGCCAGAACGCGTGTCGTGGTGCGCAAGGCCGCTGCCGCGCCGGCCCAGGGCACGCCGGCGCGGGTCGTGGTCGCTCCCGCGCAGGGCGCATCGGCGCAGGGGGCCGCTCTGGCACAGGCCGCCGTCGCTCCGGCCCAGGCCGCACCCGCTCAGGCCGCGGTCGCAGGCGCGCAGGGGGCCGTTCCTGCACAGGCGGCACCGGCCCAGGCCGCGGTCGCTCCCGCGCAGGCCGCACCGCCGCAGCCGGCCTCTCCCGAGCAGGCCGCGTCTGCGCGGGCCGCCGCACCCGTGCCCGAGGTGACGGTCACCGTCACCGTCACGCCGTCGCCGTCCCCCTCGCCGGGCCGCATCAGGGTGGGCTACGTCTCGCAGCGCGGCGCGTACGGTGCGACGTCCACCGTGCGCGACCTCGACACCAGCGGGCTGGCGGGCAGGCTGACCCACGTCTTGTACGCATTCGCGAACCTCGACCCCGAGTCGCTGACCTGTCTCAGCGGGGTCACCCAGCCTCTCGCGCCCGACCCCAACGACCCCGACCAGGGCGACGGCGCGGGCGACGCCTGGGCCGACTACCAGCGTGGTTTCACGGCCGCGGAGTCGCTGGACGGTGTCGCCGACCCTCCGGACGCCCCGCTCGCGGGAAACTTCAACCAGCTGAAGAAGCTCAAGGCTCGCCACCCTGGCCTGAAGGCACTGATCTCGATCGGCGGCTGGACCTACTCCAAATACTTCTCGGACGTCGCCCGCACCGCCGCCGCCAGGCAGAGGTTCGTGAAGTCGTGTCTCGACGCCTACATCAGGGGCGACCTGCCGGGAGCCGGAGGCAGGGGCGGCCCGGGCAGCGCGGCGGGCGTCTTCGACGGCATCGACATCGACTGGGAGTGGCCGGGTGGCGGGGGTCACCTGGGCAACCACACCGGTGCCGATGACAGGCGGAATCTGACGGCCCTGCTGGCCGAGTTCCGCGCGCAGCTCGACGCGCTCGGCGAGGCCACCGGCCGCCACTATCTGCTCACGGTCTACCTGCCCGCCGGCGCCGATCGCATCGACGCCGGGTTCGAGCTGGAGAGGATGGTCGGCCTCGTCGACTTCGTCAACGTCCAGCGCGAGGGCCGGCACGCCGTCCGCGAAGGCGCGATCCTGCGCTGA
- a CDS encoding cellulose binding domain-containing protein, which produces MQIRYVWRALAAMAALALALVALPAEAATVKAVFSADSDWGSGYQGRYTITNTGTAAISGWTVEFDLPAGSTVGTYWDALMTRSGDHYTFRNREYNGGLAPGAATTFGWVNGGPGKPVNCRLNGGPCDGATTSPSPSPSPSTSPSPSPSPSASPSSPPPVPLRAAPYVDMGAWPTPSLIAMASASGLKSFTLAFVTASGCKAMWFNAYDPRQKWAKDQIDAIRAGGGDVKVSFGGATGIELAQACTDVNALVTEYDAVVTAYDLKYIDLDIEGSAAAEPASIARRSQALARLQQAHPDLKISLTLPVLPNGLTSDGLNVVRSARDAGVRLDAVNVMAMDYYQSVDYGDAAVQAANSVFAQLKSLYPSLSDAQVWRMVGVTPMLGQNDDGRIYNQDDARQLVAFAKGKHLGLLAFWEMTRDRNACTGALYSCTNIPQSPYEFSKIFASYTG; this is translated from the coding sequence ATGCAGATCAGGTACGTCTGGCGTGCGCTCGCAGCGATGGCCGCACTCGCGCTCGCTCTCGTCGCGCTGCCCGCCGAGGCCGCCACGGTCAAGGCCGTCTTCTCGGCCGACTCCGACTGGGGCTCCGGCTATCAGGGCCGCTACACCATCACCAACACCGGGACCGCGGCGATCTCCGGCTGGACGGTCGAGTTCGACCTTCCGGCGGGTTCGACTGTCGGGACCTACTGGGACGCGCTCATGACGCGTTCCGGCGACCACTACACGTTCAGGAACCGCGAATACAACGGCGGCCTGGCTCCCGGCGCCGCCACGACGTTCGGGTGGGTGAACGGCGGGCCCGGCAAGCCGGTCAACTGCCGCCTCAACGGTGGCCCGTGCGACGGTGCGACGACCTCGCCGTCCCCGTCGCCGAGCCCCAGCACGTCACCAAGCCCGAGCCCGTCGCCGAGCGCCTCTCCGAGCTCGCCGCCGCCCGTGCCCCTGCGCGCCGCGCCGTACGTGGACATGGGCGCCTGGCCCACCCCGAGCCTGATTGCGATGGCCTCGGCCTCCGGCCTGAAGAGCTTCACCCTCGCGTTCGTCACCGCGTCGGGCTGCAAGGCCATGTGGTTCAACGCGTACGACCCACGGCAGAAGTGGGCGAAGGACCAGATCGACGCGATCCGGGCCGGCGGCGGTGACGTCAAGGTGTCCTTCGGCGGCGCGACCGGCATCGAGCTCGCCCAGGCGTGCACGGACGTCAACGCGCTGGTCACCGAGTATGACGCCGTCGTCACCGCGTACGACCTGAAATACATCGACCTCGACATCGAGGGATCCGCGGCGGCCGAGCCCGCGTCCATCGCCCGCAGGTCGCAGGCGCTCGCCCGGCTGCAGCAGGCCCATCCCGACCTGAAGATCTCGCTCACGCTGCCCGTGCTGCCGAACGGCCTGACCTCCGACGGCCTCAACGTGGTGCGGTCGGCCCGCGACGCCGGAGTGCGGCTCGACGCCGTCAACGTCATGGCCATGGACTACTACCAGTCCGTCGACTACGGCGACGCGGCGGTCCAGGCGGCGAACAGCGTCTTCGCGCAGCTCAAGAGCCTCTATCCGAGCCTGTCCGACGCCCAGGTGTGGCGGATGGTCGGGGTCACGCCGATGCTCGGCCAGAACGACGACGGCCGGATCTACAACCAGGACGACGCCCGCCAGCTCGTCGCCTTCGCCAAGGGCAAACACCTCGGGCTGCTGGCCTTCTGGGAGATGACCCGCGACCGCAACGCCTGCACCGGCGCGCTCTACTCCTGCACCAACATCCCCCAGTCGCCCTACGAGTTCTCCAAGATCTTCGCTTCGTACACGGGATGA
- a CDS encoding chitinase → MKKLIGLGAAASVAFAGLLTATFTGPALAANIAANPGFESGLSGWTCASTAQAVSSPVHGGSGALSATPAGSDYARCEQTVTVRPSTTYALSAWVRGNYVFLGATGTGVNAQTWASPGSAWSQLSTSFTTGSSTTSVTIYVNGWYGQGTYFADDVVLDGPGTPPSPSPSPSASPSPSPSASPSASPKPSPSASPSPSPSAPPPPGGNRLMAGYLHASFANGSGYVRMADVPDAWDIIDLAFGEPTSPTSGDIRFTRCPATECPNVESDAEFVAAIRAKQAAGKKVLISIGGQNGIVQLTTTTARDKFVQSVSAIIDRYGLDGLDIDFEGHSLSLNAGDTDFRNPTTPVVVNLISAIKTLKARYGAKFTLTMAPETFFVQLGYQFYGLGRNGTADARSGAYLPVIHALRDDLTLLHVQDYNSGPIMGLDNQYHTMGVADFHVAMTDMLLTGFPVAGGATFPPLRPDQVAIGLPAAPYAGNGYTSTAEVQSAFTCLAKGTGCGSYRPHGTFPGLHGLMAWSVNWDRYAGSEFSRSHRAYLDALK, encoded by the coding sequence ATGAAGAAGCTCATCGGCCTGGGCGCGGCGGCGTCCGTCGCCTTCGCGGGCCTGCTCACGGCGACGTTCACCGGCCCGGCCCTGGCCGCCAACATCGCGGCCAATCCGGGGTTCGAGTCGGGTCTGTCGGGCTGGACGTGCGCGTCCACGGCGCAGGCGGTGTCGAGCCCGGTCCACGGCGGATCGGGGGCGTTGTCCGCGACCCCGGCCGGCAGCGACTACGCCCGGTGCGAGCAGACGGTCACCGTCAGGCCGTCCACGACGTACGCGTTGTCGGCGTGGGTGCGGGGGAACTACGTGTTCCTCGGTGCGACCGGCACCGGGGTGAACGCCCAGACGTGGGCGTCGCCGGGATCGGCGTGGTCGCAGCTTTCGACGTCGTTCACGACAGGGTCGTCCACGACGAGCGTGACGATCTACGTCAACGGCTGGTACGGCCAGGGCACCTACTTTGCCGACGACGTCGTCCTCGACGGCCCCGGCACCCCGCCCTCGCCCTCTCCGTCACCTTCGGCGAGCCCGTCCCCGTCCCCGTCGGCGAGCCCATCGGCGAGCCCGAAGCCGTCCCCGTCGGCGTCCCCGTCACCCTCGCCGAGCGCGCCGCCACCGCCGGGCGGCAATCGGCTGATGGCCGGATATCTGCACGCCTCGTTCGCCAACGGCTCCGGCTACGTCCGGATGGCCGACGTCCCCGACGCGTGGGACATCATCGACCTCGCCTTCGGCGAGCCGACCTCGCCCACCTCCGGCGACATCCGGTTCACCCGCTGCCCGGCCACGGAGTGCCCGAACGTCGAGAGCGACGCCGAGTTCGTCGCGGCCATCCGCGCCAAGCAGGCGGCCGGCAAGAAGGTGCTGATCTCGATCGGCGGCCAGAACGGGATCGTCCAGCTCACCACCACCACCGCCCGCGACAAGTTCGTCCAGTCCGTCTCGGCGATCATCGACAGGTACGGCCTGGACGGCCTCGACATCGACTTCGAAGGCCACTCGCTGTCGCTGAACGCCGGTGACACCGACTTCCGCAACCCGACCACCCCGGTGGTCGTGAACCTCATCTCGGCGATCAAGACGCTCAAGGCCAGGTACGGCGCGAAGTTCACGCTCACCATGGCCCCCGAGACGTTCTTCGTCCAGCTCGGCTACCAGTTCTACGGCCTGGGCCGCAACGGCACCGCCGACGCCCGCTCGGGGGCGTACCTGCCGGTGATCCACGCGTTGCGTGACGACCTCACGCTGCTGCACGTCCAGGACTACAACTCCGGGCCGATCATGGGCCTCGACAACCAGTACCACACGATGGGCGTGGCCGACTTCCACGTCGCCATGACCGACATGCTGCTCACCGGCTTCCCCGTGGCCGGTGGCGCGACGTTCCCGCCGCTGCGTCCCGACCAGGTGGCGATCGGCCTGCCGGCCGCGCCGTACGCCGGCAACGGCTACACGAGCACGGCCGAGGTGCAGAGCGCCTTCACCTGCCTGGCGAAGGGGACGGGCTGCGGTTCCTACCGGCCGCACGGCACCTTCCCCGGCCTGCATGGCCTCATGGCCTGGTCCGTCAACTGGGACAGGTACGCGGGCTCCGAGTTCTCCCGTTCCCACAGGGCGTATCTCGACGCCCTGAAGTGA
- a CDS encoding carbohydrate-binding protein, translating into MAVAGLVAGTAASASAAPNSVVMLAYPAWAPNTWYAIGARVTYNGVDYECIQAHTSLVGWEPPIVPALWKKVSGGGNPSPSPSPTPPAGAPGKPGNPSVTGTTNSSISLSWGGSSGTVTGYRVYEGTSVKATVGGTSATISGLGTCTTHTYTVKAYNSNGESAASGSVTGTTTGCPASGGKLPGAPYLYMGWGNPPNPATVMNATGVKQFTMAFMLSSGGCNPAWDGSRPLSGSPDATAISQIKAAGGNVQISFGGWSGNKLGPNCSSSSAFASAVQQVINAYSPAVVDFDIENSDEFENEAVQDRILGGLKIVKQNNPNVKVVVTFGTTTTGPSWWGTRLINQSKALGVNIDNYTIMPFDFGGGANMYQNTVNAAEGLKNALKSAWGWSDAQAYAHMGISGMNGLSDQQELTSVATWTQIRDWAKSKGLGRLAFWAVNRDRGCPGGGVVSNCSGIAQNDWDFTRITAGF; encoded by the coding sequence ATGGCCGTCGCCGGACTGGTCGCGGGCACGGCCGCGTCCGCCTCGGCGGCCCCGAACAGCGTGGTCATGCTGGCCTACCCGGCATGGGCCCCGAACACCTGGTACGCCATCGGCGCCCGCGTGACCTACAACGGCGTCGACTACGAGTGCATCCAGGCGCACACGTCCCTGGTCGGCTGGGAGCCCCCGATCGTCCCGGCTCTGTGGAAGAAGGTCAGCGGCGGCGGCAACCCGTCCCCGAGCCCGTCGCCGACGCCGCCCGCGGGCGCGCCAGGCAAGCCGGGCAACCCGTCGGTCACCGGCACCACGAACTCGTCGATCTCGTTGTCGTGGGGCGGGTCGAGCGGCACCGTGACCGGCTACCGCGTCTACGAGGGCACCTCGGTCAAGGCGACCGTCGGCGGCACCAGCGCCACGATCTCCGGCCTCGGCACCTGCACCACCCACACGTACACCGTCAAGGCGTACAACTCGAACGGCGAGTCCGCGGCGAGCGGCTCGGTGACCGGCACCACCACGGGCTGTCCCGCGAGCGGCGGGAAGCTGCCCGGCGCGCCCTACCTGTACATGGGCTGGGGCAACCCGCCGAACCCGGCGACGGTCATGAACGCCACCGGCGTCAAGCAGTTCACGATGGCCTTCATGCTCTCCAGCGGCGGCTGCAACCCGGCCTGGGACGGCTCCCGCCCGCTGTCCGGCAGCCCTGACGCCACCGCGATCTCGCAGATCAAGGCCGCGGGCGGCAACGTCCAGATCTCCTTCGGCGGCTGGTCGGGCAACAAGCTCGGCCCCAACTGCTCCAGCTCGTCCGCCTTCGCCTCTGCCGTCCAGCAGGTCATCAACGCCTACAGCCCGGCCGTCGTCGACTTCGACATCGAGAACAGCGACGAGTTCGAGAACGAGGCCGTGCAGGACCGCATCCTCGGCGGGCTGAAGATCGTCAAGCAGAACAACCCGAACGTCAAGGTCGTCGTCACCTTCGGCACCACCACGACCGGCCCGAGCTGGTGGGGCACCCGCCTGATCAACCAGTCGAAGGCGCTGGGCGTGAACATCGACAACTACACGATCATGCCGTTCGACTTCGGCGGCGGCGCGAACATGTACCAGAACACCGTCAACGCGGCCGAGGGCCTGAAGAACGCGCTCAAGTCGGCCTGGGGCTGGAGTGACGCGCAGGCGTACGCGCACATGGGCATCTCGGGCATGAACGGCCTGTCCGACCAGCAGGAGCTCACCTCCGTGGCCACCTGGACCCAGATCCGTGACTGGGCCAAGTCCAAGGGCCTCGGCCGGCTCGCCTTCTGGGCGGTCAACCGCGACCGCGGCTGTCCCGGTGGGGGCGTGGTGTCGAACTGCAGCGGCATCGCGCAGAACGACTGGGACTTCACGCGGATCACCGCGGGCTTCTGA
- a CDS encoding AI-2E family transporter has product MTRQGFPRALIVLVCAAAAVITLAGVQAVGSIVGPVVLALTLVIAVAPVRGWLARHNAPVWLQVALPLAVVLLVLLGMVAVLSLAAAQLAILAPTYAVQFNAMVADLQHWAASLGYGSEQLNKALSSLDFSKLIGLAQSVLSSLLGVLSSLFLIVVLLLAMSLDAPVFARIVDAASAERPALARALKSFTYRTRRYLVVSTVFGLICSVLDIIVLYVLSVPLPLLWGVLALITNYIPNIGFILGLIPPALLGLLEGGPKTMLLVIIAYIAINVVIQSFIQPKFLGDAVGLSTTATFLSLIVWTWVLGPLGALLAIPLSLLVRALLVDSDPDGAWAAALISGRLPERSPSSDPGSKPSSQPDPRPEQAGGPEQSEQHEQSEQHEPR; this is encoded by the coding sequence GTGACTCGACAGGGGTTCCCTCGCGCCCTGATCGTGCTGGTCTGTGCCGCGGCCGCAGTGATCACCCTCGCCGGCGTCCAGGCGGTGGGCTCGATCGTCGGCCCTGTCGTCCTGGCGCTGACCCTCGTCATCGCGGTCGCCCCGGTGCGCGGCTGGCTGGCTCGCCACAACGCGCCGGTGTGGTTGCAGGTGGCTCTCCCCCTCGCGGTGGTGCTGCTGGTCCTGCTCGGCATGGTCGCGGTGCTCAGCCTCGCCGCCGCGCAGCTCGCCATCCTGGCTCCCACGTACGCGGTGCAGTTCAACGCGATGGTGGCCGACCTCCAGCACTGGGCGGCGAGCCTCGGCTACGGAAGTGAACAGCTCAACAAGGCGCTGTCGTCGCTCGATTTCAGCAAGTTGATCGGTCTCGCCCAGAGCGTGTTGAGCAGCCTTCTGGGCGTGCTGTCGAGCCTGTTCCTGATCGTCGTGCTGCTGTTGGCCATGAGCCTCGACGCTCCCGTGTTCGCCCGGATCGTGGACGCCGCGTCGGCCGAACGTCCCGCCCTCGCCCGTGCGCTCAAGTCCTTCACGTACAGGACTCGTCGTTACCTCGTCGTCTCGACCGTCTTCGGCCTCATCTGCTCGGTCCTGGACATCATCGTGTTGTACGTGCTGAGCGTGCCGCTCCCGCTGCTGTGGGGGGTGCTCGCCCTCATCACGAACTACATCCCGAACATCGGGTTCATCCTGGGCCTCATCCCGCCGGCGCTGCTCGGACTGCTGGAAGGCGGGCCCAAGACGATGCTGCTGGTGATCATCGCCTACATCGCCATCAACGTGGTGATCCAGTCGTTCATCCAGCCGAAGTTCCTGGGTGACGCGGTGGGCTTGTCCACCACGGCCACGTTCCTCTCGCTGATCGTCTGGACGTGGGTGCTCGGTCCGCTCGGCGCGCTGCTGGCGATCCCGCTGAGCCTGCTCGTCCGCGCTCTGCTCGTCGACAGCGATCCGGACGGCGCCTGGGCCGCCGCGCTCATCTCAGGACGACTACCGGAGCGCTCCCCCAGCTCCGATCCCGGCTCCAAACCCAGCTCCCAACCCGACCCCCGGCCGGAACAGGCCGGAGGGCCCGAACAGTCTGAGCAGCACGAGCAGTCCGAACAGCACGAGCCTCGCTGA